One window from the genome of Variovorax sp. PAMC26660 encodes:
- a CDS encoding T6SS phospholipase effector Tle1-like catalytic domain-containing protein — MAKFREGWYEISFDANTRNRRCRYYKTTSLYTAECIVKESGLQILLWADEAGRHSAWSSNYRPLDNAPPGDWWDNDPGGTNYQPGLPGDQSRANRKLSARELCQRAASADPAKADGLSCSKEIHVGLFFDGTNNNMARDLRDQSHSNVVSLFNAHKEEKAEYFRYYMPGVGTRFPEIGEDKESDDGKRFASGGEARIHWALLQVYNALHRTYHTSDLIQPDEMKKLCVSGLSTFWRLGDDKLISIFKDIQDRLLKAIRDQRPRVTKLHLSVFGFSRGSAEARTFCQWIQKAAENMIVGEAKLELHFLGIFDTVASVGLADSSPIGQGFQDWADGTMDIHGVNQTVHYVAAHEIRQSFPLSTARIRAKSYPPNTKEFVYPGAHSDLGGGYPAKSQGKGMGGRTALLSQIPLMDMYFEALAAGVRLDAKDEMLPAAKVDFNVDSALDKAFSDYAAWTKAQEKQNVANGGEPVQNRMRYHMELYWRWRASKADKAVFEAMSSYVNSKEQDRQDLWESELDWRADVKAAQDASRPTQVFNAMSGTFVDLPPAADEVQKRIVQAVAAAKDVPQNAGDFFDKYVHDSHGGFWMLGPITKENRQDFIASIKQKKATRDRLLKEAEEQGNPGRARNFRNQASAYELNNFERRVLEANAKEPETIPLMTDADAADLRDNAGTAATIALKIMGTGTRREPHGHGRYRRVFDKS, encoded by the coding sequence ATGGCCAAATTTCGCGAAGGCTGGTACGAGATCAGCTTTGACGCCAATACTCGCAACCGACGCTGTCGTTACTACAAGACCACTTCGCTCTACACGGCCGAATGCATCGTCAAGGAGTCCGGGCTGCAGATATTGCTGTGGGCAGATGAGGCAGGCCGACACAGTGCATGGTCATCCAACTATCGCCCGCTGGATAACGCACCTCCGGGTGACTGGTGGGACAACGACCCCGGTGGTACCAACTACCAGCCTGGTCTGCCTGGCGATCAATCGCGCGCCAATCGCAAACTCAGCGCGCGCGAACTTTGTCAGCGTGCAGCCAGCGCCGACCCTGCCAAGGCCGATGGTCTGAGTTGCTCCAAAGAGATTCACGTGGGATTGTTTTTCGACGGTACCAACAACAACATGGCGCGCGATCTGCGCGACCAAAGCCATTCGAATGTGGTCAGCCTCTTCAACGCTCACAAAGAAGAAAAAGCCGAATACTTTCGCTACTACATGCCTGGCGTCGGCACTCGCTTTCCAGAGATTGGCGAAGACAAGGAATCCGATGACGGCAAGCGTTTTGCAAGTGGCGGCGAAGCTCGAATCCATTGGGCGCTACTTCAGGTCTACAACGCGTTGCATCGGACCTACCACACATCCGACCTTATACAGCCGGACGAGATGAAGAAGCTCTGCGTGAGCGGGTTATCGACCTTCTGGCGCCTGGGCGACGACAAGCTGATCAGCATCTTCAAGGACATTCAGGACCGCCTGTTAAAAGCCATCCGGGACCAACGGCCGCGCGTAACCAAGCTGCATTTATCGGTTTTCGGTTTTTCGCGTGGATCGGCCGAAGCACGCACTTTTTGCCAATGGATTCAAAAGGCCGCCGAAAACATGATCGTCGGCGAAGCCAAATTGGAGCTTCATTTTCTCGGCATCTTCGACACCGTAGCCTCTGTGGGACTTGCCGATTCGTCGCCGATCGGCCAAGGCTTTCAAGACTGGGCCGACGGGACGATGGACATTCATGGTGTCAATCAGACTGTTCACTATGTGGCGGCACATGAAATCCGCCAGTCATTTCCGTTGTCAACGGCACGCATTCGGGCCAAGAGCTATCCACCGAACACCAAGGAGTTTGTCTATCCGGGGGCGCATTCCGACCTAGGGGGAGGCTATCCCGCGAAATCTCAAGGCAAGGGAATGGGTGGGCGAACCGCATTGCTTTCGCAGATCCCCTTGATGGATATGTATTTCGAGGCCCTGGCGGCGGGTGTTCGATTGGATGCCAAAGACGAAATGTTGCCAGCGGCGAAAGTCGACTTCAATGTTGACTCTGCCCTGGACAAGGCTTTCAGCGACTACGCCGCCTGGACCAAAGCGCAGGAAAAACAGAATGTGGCCAATGGCGGCGAGCCGGTGCAAAACCGCATGCGCTATCACATGGAGTTGTATTGGCGCTGGCGCGCATCCAAGGCCGACAAAGCAGTATTCGAGGCCATGTCGAGCTATGTGAATTCCAAGGAGCAAGACCGACAGGACCTCTGGGAGTCTGAACTGGACTGGCGCGCGGACGTCAAGGCGGCACAAGACGCCAGCCGCCCGACACAGGTCTTCAACGCAATGTCGGGCACCTTCGTCGATCTACCACCAGCCGCCGACGAAGTGCAAAAACGCATCGTGCAGGCTGTGGCGGCAGCAAAGGATGTCCCACAGAACGCCGGTGATTTCTTCGACAAGTATGTCCACGACTCCCACGGCGGATTCTGGATGCTCGGCCCCATCACCAAGGAGAACCGTCAGGATTTCATCGCCAGCATCAAACAGAAAAAGGCCACGCGTGATCGATTGCTGAAAGAGGCAGAAGAGCAAGGCAATCCGGGGCGCGCGAGAAACTTCCGCAATCAGGCCAGCGCCTATGAACTCAACAACTTCGAACGTCGTGTGCTTGAGGCTAATGCGAAAGAGCCGGAGACGATACCGCTGATGACAGACGCGGATGCAGCCGACCTGCGCGACAACGCTGGCACCGCCGCCACGATTGCGCTGAAGATCATGGGCACCGGCACTCGCCGCGAGCCGCACGGCCATGGCCGCTATCGGCGCGTATTTGACAAAAGCTGA
- a CDS encoding DUF3304 domain-containing protein, with protein sequence MKRITTLTLCALALLAFPLVACSGKERAPEVYSANISAYNHTGKYIHQFYVDGAGGGNSRPYGGGGSFVCCISYPGQWRPGLSAKVKWTTSSGDPRDTSPEAAVEHWHEKTVLIEKYDMPGSTLNVHFLSGGEIRLIISSKGAGAKGYPGPDYPLKPSSLK encoded by the coding sequence ATGAAACGCATCACCACCCTTACGCTTTGCGCGCTTGCACTGCTGGCTTTTCCACTGGTGGCCTGCAGTGGCAAAGAACGGGCACCTGAAGTCTATAGCGCCAATATCAGTGCCTACAACCACACGGGCAAATACATTCATCAGTTCTATGTGGACGGCGCGGGCGGTGGCAACTCGCGGCCGTATGGCGGCGGCGGCAGCTTCGTCTGTTGCATTTCCTATCCAGGTCAATGGCGTCCCGGCCTCAGCGCAAAGGTGAAGTGGACGACTTCCAGCGGCGACCCCAGAGATACAAGCCCCGAAGCGGCAGTTGAGCACTGGCACGAGAAAACTGTACTCATCGAAAAATACGACATGCCAGGTAGCACGCTCAATGTGCACTTCCTTTCTGGAGGCGAGATTCGGCTGATCATCTCCAGCAAGGGCGCAGGTGCTAAAGGCTATCCCGGCCCCGACTATCCGCTAAAGCCATCGAGCTTGAAATGA
- a CDS encoding DUF3304 domain-containing protein gives MAAIGAYLTKADPPPGDERRSHSLWSLGLFIFLLRAADRLRAKNGAFLKTLLLAPFSMLLIGALVAACHAKEAAQPVAEEKEIGLQVEGLNYSGIPIGVFYVNDQWAGNVGTFAGGGGVATSIGLPRAWNPGLKVTIKWRNDLLYAKEPEGLYTRVIDVPQYSGLLGGSFWVAFLPDDQIKVYASQYAPGHPEFPNSELINPRQYCLIRPVCHDKFYPGERVPEAWETLPIALQPSPPPGSVAVTPPSKDGEEKPKR, from the coding sequence ATGGCCGCTATCGGCGCGTATTTGACAAAAGCTGATCCTCCTCCCGGCGATGAAAGGCGCAGCCATAGCCTTTGGTCACTTGGGCTGTTCATTTTCCTTCTACGTGCTGCTGACCGATTGCGAGCAAAAAATGGGGCTTTTTTAAAAACGTTGCTTCTCGCGCCGTTTTCTATGTTGCTGATCGGCGCGTTGGTTGCTGCCTGCCACGCCAAGGAAGCAGCGCAGCCAGTTGCCGAGGAAAAGGAGATCGGATTGCAGGTAGAAGGGCTGAACTACTCTGGCATTCCCATTGGCGTGTTCTACGTGAATGACCAATGGGCGGGTAATGTGGGCACATTCGCGGGTGGCGGAGGTGTTGCCACCAGCATCGGACTTCCTCGCGCCTGGAACCCTGGCCTGAAAGTCACGATCAAGTGGCGCAACGACCTGCTGTACGCCAAGGAACCCGAGGGCCTCTACACCAGGGTGATCGATGTTCCGCAGTACAGCGGCCTTCTCGGTGGTTCTTTCTGGGTCGCATTCCTGCCAGACGATCAGATCAAGGTCTATGCCTCCCAGTACGCCCCAGGACATCCCGAGTTCCCGAATTCAGAACTCATCAATCCCCGGCAGTACTGCTTGATACGCCCGGTGTGCCACGACAAGTTTTATCCGGGTGAGCGCGTCCCCGAGGCATGGGAGACCTTGCCGATTGCACTGCAGCCCTCGCCTCCGCCAGGCTCTGTCGCGGTCACACCCCCTTCGAAAGACGGGGAAGAAAAACCCAAGCGATGA